A genomic stretch from Corvus cornix cornix isolate S_Up_H32 chromosome 9, ASM73873v5, whole genome shotgun sequence includes:
- the EIF2A gene encoding eukaryotic translation initiation factor 2A isoform X2 — protein MVNGPPSFTESTAFQRDSGKNCKAVAFSKDGSLFAWCNGEKVNVVNVTRAELLHSFDLPKTVCLEFSPKNNVLATWQAYATAKDGTAGVPNLQLHDLRTGKCLKSFMQKKMQNWCPCWADDESICARNVNNEVHFFENNNFNTIANKLHLQKVSDFVLSPGAQPSKVAVYVPGSKGAPSFVRLYQYPNFEGPQSALANKSFFKADKVTMLWNKKATAVLVIASTEVDKTGASYYGEQTLHYVAANGESAVVQLPKNGPIYDVSWSPNSAEFCAVYGFMPAKATVFNLKCDPVFDFGTGPRNAVYYSPHGHILVLAGFGNLRGQMEVWDVKNYKLISKPVASDSTYFAWCPDGEHIVTATCAPRLRVSNGYKIWHYTGSVLHSYKVPSGEEMWQVFWQPFLDGVFPEKAVKYQAVPSELPSAEPRPAQAYRPPALRNKPVTSSKLHEDEPPQNMKPHLGSSDKPLSKTALKNQRKHEAKKAAKQEAKADANQGPAQDKTPQNALQNAVPAMTTGDPEVDKKIKNLKKKLKAIEQLKEQAAAGKQLEKNQVEKIQKEAALLKELEDLELGV, from the exons ATGGTGAATGGGCCCCCCAGTTTCACAGAGAGCACAGCATTCCAAAG GGATTCTGGAAAAAACTGCAAAGCTGTTGCTTTTAGCAAGGACGGCTCCCTCTTTGCTTGGTGCAATGGAGAAAA AGTAAATGTTGTTAATGTCACCAGAGCTGAGTTACTGCATTCCTTTGATCTCCCAAAGACAGTCTGCCTTGAATTCTCGCCAAAGAATAATGTTCTGGCAACGTGGCAGGCCTATGCAA CTGCTAAGGATGGCACAGCAGGGGTGCCCAACCTGCAGCTCCATGATCTGAGAACTGGAAAATGCTTAAAGTCTTTTATGCAGAAAAAGATGCAGAACTG GTGTCCTTGCTGGGCAGATGATGAAAGCATTTGTGCCAGGAATGTGAACAATGAAGtgcatttctttgaaaacaacaaCTTCA ATACCATTGCAAATAAGCTGCATTTGCAGAAGGTCAGTGATTTCGTGTTGTCCCCAGGAGCACAGCCAAGCAAG GTTGCTGTGTATGTCCCAGGCAGCAAAGGTGCTCCATCCTTTGTCAGGCTCTACCAGTACCCCAACTTCGAGGGCCCGCAGTCAGCACTAGCCAACAAAAGCTTCTTTAAAGCTGACAAGGTGACAATGCTATGGAACAAAAAAG CCACGGCCGTGCTGGTGATCGCCAGCACCGAGGTGGACAAGACCGGGGCATCGTACTACGGCGAGCAGACGCTGCACTACGTGGCGGCCAACGGGGAGAGCGCCGTCGTGCAGCTGC cAAAAAATGGCCCTATTTACGATGTTTCCTGGAGCCCCAATTCTGCGGAGTTCTGTGCTGTGTATGGTTTCATGCCTGCCAAAGCCACAGTTTTTAACCTGAAATGTGACCCTGTGTTTGATTTTGGTACCGGGCCTCGCAATGCTGTCTACTATAGCCCCCACGGACACATCCTAGTGCTGGCAGGGTTTGGAAACCTCAGGGGACAGATGGAAGTGTGGGATGTTAAAAACTACAAACTCATTTCCAAACCAGTGGCCTCGGATTCCACATACTTTGCTTGGTGTCCCGATGGGGAGCACATTGTGACAGCCACGTGTGCTCCCCGGCTCCGGGTCAGCAATGGATACAAGATATGGCACTACACGGGCTCTGTGTTGCACTCCTATAAGGTCCCATCTGGCGAGGAAATGTGGCAAGTGTTCTGGCAGCCCTTCCTGGATGGGGTGTTCCCGGAGAAAGCGGTGAAATACCAGGCAGTTCCCAGCGAATTGCCCAGTGCTGAGCCGAGGCCTGCGCAGGCGTACAGACCTCCTGCCCTGAGGAACAAACCCGTGACGAGCTCCAAGCTT CATGAGGATGAACCACCCCAGAACATGAAACCCCATCTGGGAAGCAGTGATAAGCCACTGTCTAAAACAGCTCTCAAAAATCAGAGGAAGCATGAAGCAAAGAAGGCTGCTAAACAG GAGGCCAAAGCTGATGCAAACCAAGGCCCTGCCCAGgacaaaaccccacagaatGCCCTGCAGAACGCTGTGCCTGCCATGACCACGGGAGATCCTGAAGTGGACAAGAAGataaagaatttgaaaaag aaactaAAGGCAATTGAGCAGCTGAAagaacaggcagctgctggcaagcagctggagaagaatCAG GTGGAGAAGATTCAGAAAGAAGCTGCTCTCCTTAAGGAACTGGAAGACCTGGAACTGGGTGTTTAA
- the SERP1 gene encoding stress-associated endoplasmic reticulum protein 1, whose translation MVAKQRIRMANEKHSKNITQRGNVAKTSRTAPEEKASVGPWLLALFIFVVCGSAIFQIIQSIRMGM comes from the exons ATGGTGGCCAAGCAGCGCATCCGCATGGCCAACGAGAAGCACAGCAAGAACATCACCCAGCGAGGGAACGTCGCCAAGACTTCg AGAACGGCCCCGGAGGAGAAGGCGTCGGTCGGGCCCTGGCTGTTGGCGCTGTTCATCTTCGTGGTCTGCGGATCAG CCATCTTCCAGATCATCCAGAGCATCCGGATGGGCATGTGA
- the EIF2A gene encoding eukaryotic translation initiation factor 2A isoform X1, with translation MAPPTPLLAVRGSEGLYMVNGPPSFTESTAFQRDSGKNCKAVAFSKDGSLFAWCNGEKVNVVNVTRAELLHSFDLPKTVCLEFSPKNNVLATWQAYATAKDGTAGVPNLQLHDLRTGKCLKSFMQKKMQNWCPCWADDESICARNVNNEVHFFENNNFNTIANKLHLQKVSDFVLSPGAQPSKVAVYVPGSKGAPSFVRLYQYPNFEGPQSALANKSFFKADKVTMLWNKKATAVLVIASTEVDKTGASYYGEQTLHYVAANGESAVVQLPKNGPIYDVSWSPNSAEFCAVYGFMPAKATVFNLKCDPVFDFGTGPRNAVYYSPHGHILVLAGFGNLRGQMEVWDVKNYKLISKPVASDSTYFAWCPDGEHIVTATCAPRLRVSNGYKIWHYTGSVLHSYKVPSGEEMWQVFWQPFLDGVFPEKAVKYQAVPSELPSAEPRPAQAYRPPALRNKPVTSSKLHEDEPPQNMKPHLGSSDKPLSKTALKNQRKHEAKKAAKQEAKADANQGPAQDKTPQNALQNAVPAMTTGDPEVDKKIKNLKKKLKAIEQLKEQAAAGKQLEKNQVEKIQKEAALLKELEDLELGV, from the exons ATGGCGCCGCCCACGCCGCTGCTCGCAG TGAGAGGGTCCGAAGGGCTGTATATGGTGAATGGGCCCCCCAGTTTCACAGAGAGCACAGCATTCCAAAG GGATTCTGGAAAAAACTGCAAAGCTGTTGCTTTTAGCAAGGACGGCTCCCTCTTTGCTTGGTGCAATGGAGAAAA AGTAAATGTTGTTAATGTCACCAGAGCTGAGTTACTGCATTCCTTTGATCTCCCAAAGACAGTCTGCCTTGAATTCTCGCCAAAGAATAATGTTCTGGCAACGTGGCAGGCCTATGCAA CTGCTAAGGATGGCACAGCAGGGGTGCCCAACCTGCAGCTCCATGATCTGAGAACTGGAAAATGCTTAAAGTCTTTTATGCAGAAAAAGATGCAGAACTG GTGTCCTTGCTGGGCAGATGATGAAAGCATTTGTGCCAGGAATGTGAACAATGAAGtgcatttctttgaaaacaacaaCTTCA ATACCATTGCAAATAAGCTGCATTTGCAGAAGGTCAGTGATTTCGTGTTGTCCCCAGGAGCACAGCCAAGCAAG GTTGCTGTGTATGTCCCAGGCAGCAAAGGTGCTCCATCCTTTGTCAGGCTCTACCAGTACCCCAACTTCGAGGGCCCGCAGTCAGCACTAGCCAACAAAAGCTTCTTTAAAGCTGACAAGGTGACAATGCTATGGAACAAAAAAG CCACGGCCGTGCTGGTGATCGCCAGCACCGAGGTGGACAAGACCGGGGCATCGTACTACGGCGAGCAGACGCTGCACTACGTGGCGGCCAACGGGGAGAGCGCCGTCGTGCAGCTGC cAAAAAATGGCCCTATTTACGATGTTTCCTGGAGCCCCAATTCTGCGGAGTTCTGTGCTGTGTATGGTTTCATGCCTGCCAAAGCCACAGTTTTTAACCTGAAATGTGACCCTGTGTTTGATTTTGGTACCGGGCCTCGCAATGCTGTCTACTATAGCCCCCACGGACACATCCTAGTGCTGGCAGGGTTTGGAAACCTCAGGGGACAGATGGAAGTGTGGGATGTTAAAAACTACAAACTCATTTCCAAACCAGTGGCCTCGGATTCCACATACTTTGCTTGGTGTCCCGATGGGGAGCACATTGTGACAGCCACGTGTGCTCCCCGGCTCCGGGTCAGCAATGGATACAAGATATGGCACTACACGGGCTCTGTGTTGCACTCCTATAAGGTCCCATCTGGCGAGGAAATGTGGCAAGTGTTCTGGCAGCCCTTCCTGGATGGGGTGTTCCCGGAGAAAGCGGTGAAATACCAGGCAGTTCCCAGCGAATTGCCCAGTGCTGAGCCGAGGCCTGCGCAGGCGTACAGACCTCCTGCCCTGAGGAACAAACCCGTGACGAGCTCCAAGCTT CATGAGGATGAACCACCCCAGAACATGAAACCCCATCTGGGAAGCAGTGATAAGCCACTGTCTAAAACAGCTCTCAAAAATCAGAGGAAGCATGAAGCAAAGAAGGCTGCTAAACAG GAGGCCAAAGCTGATGCAAACCAAGGCCCTGCCCAGgacaaaaccccacagaatGCCCTGCAGAACGCTGTGCCTGCCATGACCACGGGAGATCCTGAAGTGGACAAGAAGataaagaatttgaaaaag aaactaAAGGCAATTGAGCAGCTGAAagaacaggcagctgctggcaagcagctggagaagaatCAG GTGGAGAAGATTCAGAAAGAAGCTGCTCTCCTTAAGGAACTGGAAGACCTGGAACTGGGTGTTTAA